Proteins from one Gibbsiella quercinecans genomic window:
- a CDS encoding peroxiredoxin C, whose product MVLVTRQAPDFTAAAVLGNGEIVENFNLKKHLNGKPAVLFFWPMDFTFVCPSELIAFDHRYEEFQKRGVEVVGVSFDSEFVHNAWRNTPVDKGGIGEVKYAMVADVKREIQKAYGIEHPEAGVALRGSFLIDANGVVRHQVVNDLPLGRNIDEMLRMVDALQFHEEHGEVCPAQWEKGKEGMGASPDGVAKYLSENAAKL is encoded by the coding sequence ATGGTCCTGGTAACTCGTCAAGCCCCTGACTTCACTGCAGCAGCCGTACTGGGCAACGGCGAAATCGTTGAAAATTTCAACCTGAAAAAACACCTGAACGGCAAACCTGCCGTCCTGTTTTTCTGGCCAATGGATTTCACCTTTGTATGCCCTTCAGAACTGATCGCGTTTGATCACCGTTATGAAGAATTCCAGAAACGTGGCGTTGAAGTGGTCGGCGTTTCTTTCGACTCTGAATTCGTCCACAACGCATGGCGTAACACCCCTGTCGATAAAGGCGGCATCGGTGAAGTGAAATACGCAATGGTTGCCGACGTTAAGCGTGAAATTCAAAAAGCCTACGGCATTGAACACCCGGAAGCCGGCGTTGCCCTGCGCGGTTCTTTCCTGATCGATGCCAACGGCGTTGTGCGCCACCAGGTGGTGAACGATCTGCCGCTGGGCCGCAACATTGATGAAATGCTGCGTATGGTCGACGCGCTGCAGTTCCACGAAGAACACGGCGAAGTCTGCCCTGCACAGTGGGAAAAAGGCAAAGAAGGGATGGGCGCCTCTCCGGATGGCGTTGCTAAATACCTGTCTGAAAACGCCGCTAAGCTGTAA
- the ggt gene encoding gamma-glutamyltransferase — translation MFLQKWGKPLTMAAMLVSSSLYAASNPAVEARNGMVVTSQHLASQVGVDILKMGGNAIDAAVAVGYAQAVVNPCCGNIGGGGFMTVHLADGTDTFINFRETAPAGASANMYLDADGKVKKGASLYGYLAAGVPGTVLGMETARQKYGKLSREQVMAPAIKLAREGFILTRADTDILDTTVARFKQDPEAARIFLRKDGSALQPGDRLVQTDLAHTLEAIAKAGPDAFYHGKIPQAVEAAAKKGGGVLTAADFANYKVTETAPITCSYRGYKFVSSPPPSSGGVALCETLNVLEGYNLQSMGFNSAAAIHTMAEAMRHAYMDRNTYLGDPAFINNPIDRLLSKSYAEQIRAKIVPGKATPSENVQPGMEPHEKPETTHYSIVDHEGNAVSTTYTVNGRFGAVVIAPGTGFFLNDEMDDFTVKVGEKNLYGLVQGTANAIAPGKRPLSSMSPTLVTKDNKIFMVLGSPGGSRIITITLQTALNVIDHGMAPQEAVDAPRIHQQWLPDEVYYEQRGVSADSLKILNDMGYKMVEQTPWGAAELILVGLPGAAGVTPANSGNDSAVSGKVREGYLYGANDVRRPAGSAIGY, via the coding sequence ATGTTTTTACAAAAATGGGGCAAGCCGCTCACCATGGCGGCCATGCTGGTGAGCAGCAGCCTGTACGCCGCCTCGAACCCGGCGGTCGAAGCACGCAACGGTATGGTGGTGACATCGCAACATCTGGCTTCGCAGGTTGGCGTCGATATTCTCAAAATGGGCGGTAACGCCATCGATGCTGCCGTCGCTGTCGGCTACGCGCAGGCGGTGGTCAACCCGTGCTGCGGTAACATCGGCGGTGGCGGCTTTATGACCGTACACCTGGCGGACGGCACCGATACCTTTATCAACTTCCGTGAAACCGCGCCGGCCGGCGCCAGCGCCAATATGTATCTGGACGCCGACGGCAAGGTGAAAAAAGGCGCCAGCCTGTACGGCTACCTGGCGGCCGGCGTGCCGGGCACGGTGCTGGGGATGGAAACCGCGCGGCAAAAATACGGCAAACTGAGCCGCGAACAGGTCATGGCGCCGGCGATCAAACTGGCTCGCGAAGGGTTTATCCTGACGCGCGCCGATACTGACATTCTTGATACCACCGTCGCCCGCTTTAAGCAGGATCCCGAGGCGGCGCGGATTTTCCTGCGTAAAGATGGTTCGGCGCTGCAGCCGGGCGATCGCCTGGTGCAAACCGATCTTGCGCATACGCTGGAAGCGATCGCCAAAGCAGGCCCGGATGCGTTTTATCACGGCAAAATCCCGCAGGCAGTGGAAGCCGCGGCGAAAAAGGGCGGCGGCGTTCTGACGGCGGCCGACTTCGCCAACTATAAAGTCACCGAAACGGCGCCGATCACCTGTAGCTACCGCGGCTATAAGTTTGTTTCCTCGCCACCGCCAAGCTCCGGCGGCGTTGCGCTGTGTGAAACGCTCAACGTTCTTGAAGGCTACAACCTGCAAAGCATGGGCTTTAACTCGGCGGCGGCGATACACACCATGGCCGAAGCCATGCGCCACGCCTATATGGACCGTAATACCTATCTGGGCGATCCGGCGTTTATCAACAACCCGATCGATCGGCTGTTGAGTAAAAGTTACGCCGAACAGATCCGGGCGAAAATCGTCCCGGGCAAGGCAACGCCTTCCGAAAACGTGCAGCCGGGAATGGAACCGCATGAAAAACCGGAAACCACCCACTACTCGATCGTCGATCATGAAGGCAACGCGGTTTCCACCACCTATACCGTCAACGGCCGCTTCGGCGCCGTGGTGATCGCCCCGGGCACGGGCTTCTTCCTCAATGATGAGATGGACGACTTCACCGTGAAGGTGGGCGAGAAAAACCTGTACGGACTGGTGCAAGGCACGGCAAATGCCATTGCCCCCGGTAAGCGCCCACTATCATCAATGAGCCCGACGCTGGTGACTAAGGATAATAAAATCTTTATGGTGCTCGGCTCACCGGGCGGTTCGCGCATTATCACCATCACCCTGCAAACCGCGCTGAACGTGATCGATCACGGTATGGCGCCGCAGGAGGCGGTAGACGCGCCGCGTATCCACCAGCAGTGGTTGCCGGATGAGGTGTATTACGAGCAGCGGGGCGTTTCCGCTGATTCGCTGAAAATCCTCAACGACATGGGCTACAAGATGGTGGAACAAACCCCGTGGGGCGCCGCGGAGCTGATTTTGGTCGGCCTGCCTGGCGCTGCGGGCGTAACGCCGGCCAACTCGGGCAACGATTCGGCGGTGTCCGGCAAGGTGCGTGAAGGCTATCTGTACGGCGCCAACGACGTCCGCCGCCCAGCCGGTTCTGCCATCGGGTATTAA
- the malZ gene encoding maltodextrin glucosidase yields MLNAWHLAAPPFVAQKGPYLYITLWLQGDELPEQVFLRAEPDNEEWLLPMKARASEGLWRYQARLALNEGEATRRYCFKLVWAHSQRWFGPLGWATMPPGQLAQFALDVPDSSPAWVADQVFYQIFPDRFASSGGSHGIQDGSYYHHAAASDVIRRDWQHSLEDNHAASTFYGGDLDGIRQKLPYLQRLGVTALYLNPIFTAPSVHKYDTEDYYQVDPYFGGNDALLRLRVSTRKVGMKLVLDGVFNHTGDSHPWFDRYQNHGDGACHNPASPYRGWFNFYPDGQALSWKGHTSLPKLNFAAPQVAHAIYLGEDSVVRHWLRPPYSIDGWRLDVVHMLGENGGAAGNLRHLAGIYQAIKQENPQAYVLGEHFGDARRWLHAGVEDAAMNYMGFALPVRAFLAGLDVAHHPVQIDAAACANWMDEYRAGLPHGRQLILFNQLDSHDTARFITLLDHNMPRMQMALAWLFCWIGAPCLYYGDEIGLDGANDPFCRKPFPWDESRWNPVLLAQVQRLAALRKRSMALRRGGCQVLYAAGETLVFVRAYHQERVLVALQRNGGGEVVLPYSPLLMPGAWQQEEGESLLMAEEGGVRLQLTEESVAVWRALTPTLSRREREQPGVVDEQGD; encoded by the coding sequence ATGCTCAATGCCTGGCATCTTGCGGCCCCGCCATTCGTGGCGCAGAAAGGGCCGTATCTGTACATTACGCTCTGGCTGCAGGGGGATGAACTGCCTGAACAGGTGTTTTTGCGCGCGGAACCGGATAATGAGGAATGGTTGCTGCCGATGAAAGCGCGGGCCAGCGAGGGGCTGTGGCGTTACCAGGCCCGCCTGGCCTTAAACGAAGGGGAAGCGACGCGCCGCTATTGTTTTAAGCTGGTGTGGGCGCATAGCCAACGTTGGTTTGGCCCATTGGGGTGGGCAACCATGCCGCCGGGGCAACTGGCGCAGTTTGCGCTGGATGTACCGGACAGCAGCCCGGCGTGGGTGGCCGATCAGGTGTTCTACCAGATATTTCCCGATCGTTTTGCCAGCAGCGGCGGCAGCCACGGCATCCAGGACGGCAGTTACTACCATCATGCGGCGGCAAGCGATGTGATTCGCCGCGATTGGCAACATTCACTGGAAGATAACCATGCCGCCTCCACCTTTTATGGCGGCGATTTGGACGGCATACGCCAAAAGCTTCCCTACCTGCAGCGTCTGGGGGTGACGGCGCTATACCTTAATCCGATCTTCACCGCCCCCAGCGTGCACAAATATGATACCGAAGACTATTACCAGGTGGATCCGTACTTTGGCGGCAACGATGCGCTGCTGCGTTTGCGAGTGAGTACTCGCAAGGTGGGTATGAAACTGGTGCTGGATGGGGTTTTTAACCACACCGGCGATTCGCACCCGTGGTTTGATCGCTACCAAAACCATGGCGATGGCGCTTGCCATAACCCGGCTTCCCCGTACCGGGGCTGGTTTAATTTCTACCCGGACGGGCAGGCGCTCAGTTGGAAAGGGCACACCAGCCTGCCGAAGCTGAACTTTGCCGCGCCGCAGGTGGCCCACGCGATTTATCTGGGGGAAGACAGCGTGGTGCGCCACTGGCTGCGGCCGCCGTACAGTATCGACGGCTGGCGGTTGGATGTGGTGCATATGCTGGGCGAAAATGGCGGCGCGGCCGGTAACTTGCGCCATCTGGCCGGGATTTATCAGGCGATCAAACAGGAAAACCCGCAGGCCTATGTGCTGGGCGAACACTTCGGCGATGCTCGCCGTTGGCTGCATGCCGGGGTGGAAGATGCGGCGATGAACTACATGGGGTTTGCTCTGCCGGTACGCGCCTTTTTGGCGGGTTTGGACGTGGCGCACCATCCGGTGCAGATCGATGCCGCCGCCTGCGCCAATTGGATGGATGAATACCGTGCCGGCTTGCCGCATGGGCGCCAGCTTATTTTGTTTAATCAGTTGGATAGCCACGACACCGCCCGTTTTATTACGCTGCTTGACCACAATATGCCGCGCATGCAGATGGCGTTGGCATGGCTGTTTTGTTGGATAGGGGCGCCTTGTTTGTATTACGGCGACGAAATTGGCCTGGATGGCGCGAACGATCCTTTCTGCCGCAAGCCGTTCCCGTGGGATGAAAGCCGTTGGAACCCGGTTTTGCTGGCACAGGTGCAACGGTTGGCGGCACTGCGCAAACGCAGCATGGCCCTGCGCCGCGGCGGCTGCCAGGTGCTGTACGCCGCCGGTGAAACGCTGGTGTTTGTACGTGCTTACCATCAGGAACGCGTTTTGGTGGCGTTGCAGCGCAATGGCGGCGGCGAGGTGGTTTTGCCGTACAGCCCGTTGCTGATGCCAGGTGCGTGGCAGCAGGAAGAGGGCGAAAGTCTGCTAATGGCAGAGGAAGGGGGCGTGAGGCTGCAGTTGACGGAGGAGTCAGTGGCGGTGTGGCGCGCCCTCACCCCAACCCTCTCCCGCAGGGAGAGGGAGCAGCCCGGCGTTGTTGATGAGCAGGGTGACTAA
- the proY gene encoding proline-specific permease ProY, whose protein sequence is MQQESSTQQPANKLKRGLSTRHIRFMALGSAIGTGLFYGSADAIKMAGPSVLLAYLIGGIVAFIIMRALGEMSVNNPQASSFSRYAQDYLGPMAGYITGWTYCFEILIVAIADVTAFGIYMGVWFPEVPHWIWVLSVVLILGGINLMSVKVFGELEFWFSFFKVATIIIMILAGIGIIIWGIGNGGQPTGIHNLWANGGFFSNGIMGTILSLQLVMFAYGGIEIIGITAGEAKDPKKSIPKAINSVPWRILVFYVGTLFVIMSIYPWNQVGTNGSPFVLTFQHMGITVAAGILNFVVITASLSAINSDVFGVGRMLHGMAQQGHAPQIFSRVSKRGIPWVTVVVMMAALLVAVYLNYIMPESVFLVIASLATFATVWVWIMILCSQIAFRRKLKPEQVKALEFPLRGGVLTSAVAIVFLVFIIGLIGYFPTTRVSLYAGLVWVVVLLAGYYIKINRQKKQAVPAAQQE, encoded by the coding sequence ATGCAACAGGAATCATCTACACAGCAACCGGCCAATAAGCTCAAGCGCGGCCTGAGCACCCGCCATATTCGCTTTATGGCGCTCGGTTCCGCGATTGGCACCGGTCTGTTTTACGGCTCGGCGGATGCGATCAAAATGGCCGGCCCCAGCGTGCTGCTGGCGTATCTGATTGGCGGCATCGTTGCCTTCATCATTATGCGTGCACTGGGGGAGATGTCGGTCAATAACCCGCAGGCCAGTTCGTTCTCACGCTATGCGCAGGATTATCTGGGGCCGATGGCGGGCTATATCACCGGCTGGACCTACTGTTTTGAAATCCTGATCGTGGCGATTGCCGACGTGACCGCCTTCGGTATCTATATGGGCGTCTGGTTCCCAGAGGTGCCGCATTGGATCTGGGTGTTGAGCGTGGTACTGATTCTCGGCGGCATCAACCTGATGAGCGTGAAGGTCTTTGGTGAACTGGAGTTTTGGTTCTCGTTCTTCAAAGTGGCCACCATCATTATCATGATCCTTGCCGGTATCGGCATCATCATCTGGGGCATCGGCAACGGCGGGCAGCCAACCGGTATCCATAACCTGTGGGCCAACGGCGGCTTCTTCAGCAACGGCATTATGGGGACGATTCTGTCGCTGCAACTGGTGATGTTTGCCTATGGCGGCATCGAGATTATCGGTATTACCGCCGGTGAAGCCAAAGATCCGAAAAAATCGATCCCGAAAGCCATCAACTCCGTACCGTGGCGTATTCTGGTGTTCTACGTGGGCACGCTGTTCGTCATCATGTCGATTTACCCGTGGAACCAGGTGGGCACCAATGGTAGCCCGTTTGTGCTGACTTTCCAGCATATGGGCATCACGGTAGCGGCCGGCATCCTTAACTTTGTGGTGATCACCGCTTCGCTGTCGGCAATTAACAGCGATGTGTTCGGGGTTGGCCGCATGCTGCACGGTATGGCGCAACAAGGCCATGCGCCGCAGATCTTCAGCCGGGTGTCCAAACGCGGTATTCCGTGGGTGACGGTGGTCGTCATGATGGCCGCGCTGTTGGTGGCGGTTTATCTTAACTACATCATGCCGGAAAGCGTCTTTTTGGTGATTGCTTCGCTGGCCACCTTCGCCACCGTGTGGGTGTGGATCATGATCCTGTGCTCGCAGATTGCGTTTCGCCGCAAGCTGAAGCCCGAGCAGGTTAAAGCGCTGGAATTCCCACTGCGCGGCGGTGTGTTGACCTCGGCGGTGGCGATTGTTTTCCTGGTGTTCATCATTGGCCTGATTGGCTACTTCCCGACCACCCGCGTTTCGTTGTACGCCGGCCTGGTGTGGGTTGTGGTGCTGCTGGCTGGATATTACATCAAGATTAATCGCCAGAAAAAACAGGCCGTACCGGCCGCCCAGCAAGAGTAA
- the brnQ gene encoding branched-chain amino acid transport system II carrier protein encodes MSHRLTSKDIMALGFMTFALFVGAGNIIFPPMVGLQSGEHVWTAALGFLLTAVGLPVITVIALARVGGGIDALSTPIGRKAGLVLATVCYLAVGPLFATPRTATVSFEVGIAPLTGEGAAPLLVYSLIYFALVIAISLYPGRLLDTVGRFLAPLKIIALGILGVAAVFWPVGAPIPAIEAYEGVPFSSGFINGYLTMDTLGALVFGIVIVNAARSRGVKNAGLLTRYTILAGLIAGVGLTLVYLSLFKLGSGSGALVPEATNGAVILHAYVQHTFGSPGSAFLAALIFIACMVTAVGLTCACAEFFAQYLPFSYKTLVFILGLFSMVVSNLGLSHLIQISIPVLTAIYPPCIVLVLMSFTLRWWNSAKRIVAPVMLVSLLFGILDAVKASNFKPFLPAWSTHLPLAEQGLAWLPPSLLMLVMVAIYDRVCSRAEVTVHQ; translated from the coding sequence ATGAGTCATCGTTTAACGTCAAAAGACATCATGGCATTGGGCTTTATGACCTTTGCCTTATTCGTCGGCGCGGGGAATATTATTTTCCCGCCGATGGTGGGTTTGCAATCCGGCGAACACGTTTGGACTGCCGCACTCGGTTTCTTGCTGACAGCGGTCGGGCTACCGGTGATCACCGTGATCGCATTGGCACGCGTGGGTGGCGGGATCGATGCGCTTAGCACGCCGATTGGCCGTAAAGCCGGCCTGGTGCTGGCCACCGTGTGCTATCTGGCCGTCGGCCCGCTGTTTGCCACGCCGCGTACCGCCACCGTTTCCTTTGAAGTGGGCATTGCTCCGCTGACCGGCGAAGGCGCCGCGCCACTGCTGGTCTACAGCCTGATCTACTTCGCGCTGGTGATCGCCATTTCGCTGTACCCTGGGCGCCTGCTTGATACCGTGGGCCGCTTTCTGGCGCCGCTGAAAATCATTGCGCTGGGTATTCTGGGCGTTGCCGCGGTGTTTTGGCCGGTGGGTGCCCCGATTCCTGCGATTGAAGCCTATGAGGGCGTGCCGTTCTCTTCTGGCTTTATCAATGGCTATCTGACGATGGATACGCTGGGCGCGCTGGTGTTCGGCATCGTTATCGTTAACGCTGCGCGTTCTCGTGGCGTGAAAAACGCCGGCCTGCTGACCCGTTACACCATCCTGGCCGGTTTGATCGCCGGGGTTGGCCTGACGCTGGTTTACCTGAGCCTGTTCAAACTGGGCTCCGGCAGCGGCGCTTTGGTGCCGGAAGCCACTAACGGCGCGGTGATCCTGCATGCCTATGTGCAGCATACCTTTGGCAGCCCGGGCAGTGCTTTCCTGGCGGCGTTGATCTTCATCGCCTGCATGGTCACGGCGGTCGGCCTGACCTGCGCCTGCGCCGAATTCTTTGCGCAATATCTGCCGTTCTCGTATAAAACGCTGGTGTTTATTCTGGGCCTGTTCTCGATGGTGGTGTCCAACCTGGGGCTGAGCCACCTGATCCAGATCTCGATTCCGGTGTTGACCGCCATTTATCCGCCATGCATTGTGCTGGTGCTGATGAGCTTCACCCTGCGTTGGTGGAACAGCGCCAAGCGTATTGTGGCGCCGGTTATGCTGGTCAGCCTGTTATTTGGTATCCTTGACGCCGTTAAGGCGTCCAACTTCAAACCGTTCTTGCCGGCCTGGTCTACCCATTTGCCGCTGGCTGAGCAAGGGCTGGCCTGGTTGCCGCCTTCGTTATTGATGCTGGTTATGGTCGCGATTTATGACCGTGTCTGCTCACGGGCTGAAGTGACAGTGCATCAGTAA
- a CDS encoding cobalamin-independent methionine synthase II family protein → MSKSSHAFHADVVGSLLRPAPLKTARQQFQRGEIDAAQLRAVEDEQIRYVVAKQREIGLKVVTDGEFRRAWWHFDFLEGLDGVEGYQATQGIQFNGVQTAARGIKVTGKLGFSSHPMLDDFRFLKSVAGDAVPKMTIPSPSVLHFRGGRQSIDHQVYPDLGQYFADLAQTYRDVIKAFYDAGCRYLQLDDTVWAYLCSEDQKRQIRERGEDPAQLARTYADVLNKALEGKPEDLTVGLHVCRGNFRSTWISEGGYEPVAEILFGEVNIDAFFLEYDNERSGGFEPLRFIKPGKQQVVLGLITTKTGELEDPQVVKTRIAEAAQYVDLKQLCLSTQCGFASTEEGNSLSEQQQWDKLRSVVDIAEQVWR, encoded by the coding sequence ATGTCCAAATCCAGTCATGCATTCCATGCCGATGTTGTCGGCAGCCTGTTGCGCCCTGCGCCGTTGAAAACGGCGCGTCAGCAGTTTCAGCGCGGCGAGATTGACGCGGCGCAATTGCGTGCCGTTGAAGACGAGCAGATCCGCTACGTTGTTGCCAAGCAGCGGGAAATTGGCCTGAAGGTCGTGACCGACGGGGAGTTCCGCCGTGCGTGGTGGCACTTTGATTTTCTGGAAGGGCTGGATGGCGTGGAAGGCTACCAGGCCACGCAGGGTATCCAGTTTAATGGCGTGCAGACCGCGGCGCGCGGCATCAAGGTGACCGGCAAGCTGGGGTTCAGCTCGCACCCGATGCTGGACGATTTCCGTTTTCTGAAGAGTGTGGCCGGCGATGCGGTGCCTAAGATGACCATCCCAAGCCCAAGCGTGCTGCATTTCCGCGGCGGCCGCCAATCGATCGACCACCAGGTTTACCCGGATCTCGGCCAGTATTTTGCCGATCTGGCGCAAACTTATCGTGATGTGATCAAGGCATTCTACGACGCCGGCTGCCGCTATCTGCAGTTAGACGACACGGTGTGGGCCTATTTGTGTTCTGAAGATCAGAAACGCCAGATCCGGGAGCGTGGTGAAGATCCAGCGCAGCTGGCGCGCACCTATGCCGATGTGCTGAACAAGGCGCTGGAAGGCAAACCGGAAGATCTGACCGTGGGGCTGCATGTGTGCCGCGGCAATTTCCGCTCCACCTGGATCTCTGAAGGCGGTTATGAACCGGTTGCCGAGATCCTATTCGGCGAAGTGAACATCGATGCCTTCTTCCTGGAATATGACAACGAACGTTCAGGTGGATTTGAGCCGCTGCGCTTTATCAAGCCGGGCAAACAGCAGGTGGTGTTGGGCCTGATCACCACCAAAACCGGCGAGCTGGAAGATCCGCAAGTGGTGAAAACGCGCATTGCGGAAGCCGCGCAGTATGTCGATCTGAAGCAGCTTTGCCTAAGCACGCAGTGTGGGTTTGCGTCAACGGAAGAGGGCAATAGCCTAAGCGAACAGCAGCAGTGGGATAAACTGCGCAGCGTGGTGGATATTGCCGAGCAGGTTTGGCGCTAG
- a CDS encoding PstS family phosphate ABC transporter substrate-binding protein — translation MIRFTRWGLLGLLLVGRSLLAQPDGMLSGNLSSVGSDTLANLMVLWGQDFSQHYPNVNLQIQAAGSSTAPTALAAGAAQLGPMSRPMKAAEVSAFEHRYGYAPLAVPVAVDALVVLVHQDNPLRGLNLAQLDRLFSATRRCSEQPPLQRWGQLGMTGDWAQRSIQRFGRNSASGTYGYFKLRALCGGDFMARVNELPGSASVVQAVAGSLNSIGYASIGFRASGVRLLPLAERGDEYIPPTEDNVRNGSYPLARYLYIYINKAPNQPLEPLTAAFLDRVLSSQGQSLINHDGYLPLPPDTLRKTRAALGLEPLARGSLSPSASGS, via the coding sequence ATGATCCGATTTACCCGCTGGGGGCTGCTTGGCCTGTTGTTGGTTGGCCGCAGCCTGTTGGCGCAACCCGACGGTATGCTGTCGGGCAACCTGTCCAGCGTCGGTTCCGATACGCTGGCTAACCTGATGGTGCTGTGGGGGCAGGATTTCAGCCAGCACTACCCGAACGTCAACCTGCAGATTCAGGCCGCCGGATCCTCCACCGCCCCTACGGCGCTGGCGGCCGGGGCGGCGCAGCTTGGCCCGATGAGCCGCCCGATGAAGGCGGCGGAAGTCTCGGCGTTCGAGCACCGCTATGGCTATGCGCCGCTGGCGGTGCCGGTGGCGGTGGATGCGCTGGTGGTGCTGGTGCACCAGGATAACCCGCTGCGCGGGCTCAACCTGGCGCAGCTTGATCGGCTATTTTCCGCCACCCGCCGCTGTAGCGAGCAACCCCCGTTGCAGCGTTGGGGGCAACTGGGCATGACCGGGGACTGGGCGCAGCGTAGCATTCAACGGTTTGGGCGCAATTCCGCTTCCGGCACCTACGGCTACTTTAAGTTACGCGCCCTGTGCGGCGGTGATTTTATGGCGCGGGTGAATGAGCTGCCGGGTTCGGCTTCCGTGGTGCAGGCGGTGGCCGGTTCGCTCAACAGTATCGGTTACGCCAGCATTGGCTTTCGCGCCAGCGGCGTGCGCCTGCTGCCGCTGGCTGAACGCGGTGATGAGTATATCCCGCCAACGGAAGACAACGTGCGCAACGGCAGCTACCCGTTGGCGCGCTACCTGTATATCTATATCAACAAAGCGCCCAACCAGCCGCTAGAACCGCTGACCGCAGCGTTTCTCGATCGGGTGCTCTCCAGCCAGGGGCAAAGCCTGATCAACCACGATGGTTATCTGCCGCTGCCGCCGGATACGCTGCGTAAAACGCGTGCCGCATTGGGGCTGGAGCCACTTGCCCGCGGTTCGCTATCGCCGAGCGCATCGGGATCGTGA
- the phoR gene encoding phosphate regulon sensor histidine kinase PhoR — protein MLENLSWKRLALELALFCLPALLLGLIVGYLPWLLLIAVLAALVWNYSNQLKLSHWLWVDRSMTPPPGRWSWEPLFYGLYQMQQRNRRRRRELALLIKRFRSGAESLPDALVMTTEEGNIFWCNGLAQHLLGFRWPEDSGQHILNLLRYPEFTHYLQQQEFSKPLTLQLNNEHYVEFRVMPYAEGQLLMVARDVTQMRQLEGTRRNFFANVSHELRTPLTVLQGYLEMMSDAEPGGSMRGKALATMQEQTKRMDGLVKQLLTLSRIEAAPLVDMHEKVDMPLLLRVLQREAQSLSHGNHEISFRVNEQLSVFGNEDQLRSAVSNLVYNAVNHTPPGTHIEVSWQQTPHGAEFQVSDDGPGIAAEHIPRLTERFYRVDKARSRQTGGSGLGLAIVKHALSHHDARLEVLSEPGIGTRFIFTLPNRLIVPAALSENAVKH, from the coding sequence GTGCTAGAAAACCTATCCTGGAAGCGGCTGGCGCTGGAGCTGGCCCTTTTCTGTCTTCCCGCCTTGCTGTTGGGTTTGATCGTCGGCTATTTACCCTGGCTACTGTTGATTGCCGTACTGGCGGCGCTGGTCTGGAACTACTCTAACCAACTCAAACTTTCCCACTGGCTGTGGGTGGATCGCAGTATGACGCCGCCGCCCGGCCGCTGGAGCTGGGAGCCTCTGTTTTATGGCCTGTATCAAATGCAGCAGCGCAATCGCCGCCGCCGGCGTGAACTGGCGCTGCTGATCAAACGCTTTCGTAGCGGGGCCGAATCGCTGCCGGATGCACTGGTGATGACCACGGAAGAGGGCAATATCTTCTGGTGTAACGGCCTGGCGCAGCATTTGCTGGGCTTTCGCTGGCCCGAAGATAGCGGCCAGCACATCCTTAACCTGCTGCGCTACCCAGAGTTCACTCACTACCTGCAACAGCAGGAATTCAGTAAACCACTGACGTTGCAGTTGAATAATGAGCATTACGTGGAGTTCCGCGTGATGCCCTACGCCGAAGGGCAACTGCTGATGGTGGCGCGCGACGTCACCCAGATGCGCCAGTTGGAAGGCACGCGGCGCAACTTCTTCGCCAACGTCAGCCATGAGCTGCGTACGCCGCTAACGGTGCTGCAGGGCTATCTGGAAATGATGAGCGACGCCGAGCCGGGCGGCTCGATGCGCGGCAAAGCGCTGGCCACCATGCAGGAACAGACCAAGCGGATGGATGGCCTGGTCAAACAACTGTTGACCCTGTCGCGTATTGAAGCGGCGCCGCTGGTGGATATGCATGAGAAAGTCGATATGCCGCTGTTGCTGCGCGTATTGCAGCGTGAAGCACAGTCGCTAAGCCACGGCAACCATGAGATCAGCTTCCGGGTGAATGAACAGTTGAGCGTGTTTGGCAACGAAGATCAGTTGCGCAGCGCCGTTTCCAACTTGGTGTATAACGCGGTCAACCATACGCCGCCGGGCACCCATATCGAGGTGAGCTGGCAGCAAACCCCGCACGGCGCCGAGTTCCAGGTGAGCGACGATGGGCCCGGCATCGCCGCCGAGCATATCCCGCGCCTGACCGAGCGCTTTTACCGGGTGGACAAAGCCCGTTCACGCCAGACCGGCGGCAGCGGGCTGGGGCTGGCGATCGTCAAGCATGCCCTGAGCCACCACGATGCGCGGCTGGAAGTGCTCAGCGAACCCGGTATCGGCACCCGTTTTATCTTCACCCTGCCTAATCGGTTGATTGTGCCGGCGGCTTTATCAGAAAATGCGGTGAAACATTAA